The region GTCGAGGCGGACTTCCGCTTCAGCCTGATCCGCATCCGCGAGAACGCCGAGCAGATCGCGTTCTACAACGGCGAGCCCGTCGAGACCGCGCACGAGCAGGGCCTGTTCCAGCGCATCCGCGAAAACTGGTGGCGCGTGATGCGCTACACGAAGCGGCTCACGTTCGTGCTGAACTTCTACGCGCAGCTCGCGAGCCTCTTTCCGATCGCGGTCGCCGCGCCGCGCTACTTCGCGGGCGCGTTCACGTTCGGCGTGCTGATGCAGATCAGCCGCGCGTTCGGCACCGTCAGCGATTCGTTTTCGTGGTTCATCAACAGTTACGGCACGCTCGCCGAGTGGCGCGCGACCGTCAACCGTCTGCGCGAATTCAAGCGCGTGATGGGCGCGTCGCACCTGAAGGAAACGATGTCGCCCGCCACCGAGCACGGCGGCATCAACCTGCATTACGTCGACGCGCGGCAGATCACGACGTCGGGCCTGAAGCTCGCGCTGCCGAACGGCGCGGCGCTCGCGTCGATCGGCGACGTCGCGATCGAGCCCGGCTCGCGCTGGCTCGTACGCGGACCGTCCGGCTCCGGCAAGAGCACGCTGATGCGCGCGCTCGCGGGCCTCTGGCCGTTCGGCGACGGCGCGATCGACGCGCCCGTCGACGCGCGGATGATGTTCGTTCCGCAGCAGAGCTACTTGCCGATCGGCACGCTGAAGGCGGCGCTCGCGTATCCGTCGGCCACCGATACGTTCAGCGACGACGCGTGCAGCGAAGCGCTGCGCGCGTGCGGCCTCGCCGACTACGTCGAGCGGCTCGGCGAGACGGGCCACTGGACGCGCATCCTGTCGCCCGGCGAGCAACAGCGCCTCGCGGGCGCGCGCGTGCTGCTGCACAAGCCCGACTACCTGTTCCTCGACGAAGCGACGAGCGCGCTCGATGCCGACAACGAAGCGCGCCTCTATCGGCTCTTCGACGAGCGGCTGCCGAAGGCGGCGATCGTCAGCATCGCGCATCGCGAATCGGTCGCATCGTTCCATCAGCAGACGCTCGACGTGCGCCGCGACGAGGCGCGGGTTGCCGCGTGAGTGGCGCGCCGGGCACTGGCACTGGCACTGGCTCGGGAATCGGGAATCGGGAATCGGGAATCGGGAATCGGGAATCGGGAATCGGGAATCGGGAATCGGCACGGCGCTTGCCGCGAGGCGCTGTTGCTCGCCGGGCGACAGGATGCGCGCCCGGTGGCCCGTCTCACCGGGCCGCTCGTCGGCGAGGCCGCATGCGCGCAGCGGGGATGAAGCCGCGCTGAAGCCGCGCGCGAGCGGCCCGCCGCCCCCCGCGCCGTGCTTATGCCGGCAGCGCCGCTGCCGCGAGCACCCGATGCTCGGCGCCCATGCGCGTGAGGACGCTCTCGTAGAGCGTGAGCGTTTCGAACCGCAACGCGAGCGGCGTGCGGCGCTCGGCGCCGCACGCGCCGTCAATCGTCACGCGATGCGCGTCGCGAGGAAACCGCGCGATCGTCACGTGCGGCTTGAACGCACGGCTGTCGGGCGGCAGGCCGAGCGCGCGCAGCGCGCCGCCCACCCGCTCGCCGAGCGCGAGCAACGACGGCTGCGGCGCGAGCTCCGCGACGACGAGCCGCGCATGCGCGGTGCTCGGCCAGCAGACGACGCGCTCGACGTCGACGGGCGGCACCGCGCCGGCCGCCGCGAGCGCGGGGATGCGCGCGCCGAGCAGTTCGCTCTTCGCGCGCTCGATCGCGCCGAGGAACGCGATCGTCACGTGCAGTTGGTCGCGCGGCGTGCGCCGCGCGCCGGCGGCGACGGGCAGCGCGGCCAGCGCGTCGCGCGACGCCCGATCGAGCGTCAGCGCGACGAAGCAGCGCAACCGGTCGCCCGCCATCGTCATCGCGCGGAGCCGACCGGCCCCGCCGCCCGTGCCGCGTCGGCACCCGAGGCGCGCCCCGCCGCGAGCTTGTCGCCTTGCGGCAACGGCCCGTGCTCGCCCCACACGTCGTCCGGGAGCACCTTCGCGAGCGCGGGAATCGTCTGGCGGGTGAACACCGGGTCGGCCACGCCCGCTGCGCGCTGGCGCTGATAATCGCGCCATGCGGCGAGCGCGTACTTGCCAAGCAGCAGGATCGCGACCAGATTGATGAGCGCCATCAGCCCCATGCTGGTATCAGCCATTGCCCACACGAGCGGCAGTTGCCCGACGCTGCCGAACATCACCATGCCGAGCACCGCGAGCCGGAACACCAGCAACGCGCCGCGCCGGCTCGTGACGAAGCCGACGTTGCCTTCCGCATACGCGTAGTTGCCGATCACCGAAGAAAACGCGAGGAAGAAGATCGCCACCGCCATGTAGATGCCTCCCCAGTCGCCGACGTGGCTCGAGATCGCGCGCTGCGTGAGCGCCGCGCCGGCCATCGACGTGCCCGGCTCGTACTGCCCCGACAACAGGATCACGAACGCGGTCGCGCTGCAGATCACGATCGTGTCGACGAACACGCCGAGCATCTGGATCAGCCCCTGCGTGACCGGATGCCGCGTGCTCGCGGTCGCGGCCGCGTTCGGCGCGCTGCCCATGCCGGCCTCGTTCGAGAACAGGCCGCGTTTCACGCCGATCGACACCGCCTGGCTCACCGCGTAGCCGGACAGGCCGCCCGCCGCTTGCTCGAGGCCGAACGCGCTCTTCACGATCAGCACGATCATGTCCGGCACGAGCGCGACGTGCGTCGCGACCGCATAGACCGCGAGCGCGAGATAGCCGATCGCCATCACGGGCACGATCACCTGCGCGACGTGCGCGATCCGCCGAATCCCGCCGAAGATGATCGGCGCCGTCAGCGCGACGAGTGCGAGCCCGACGGCGGCGCGGCTCACGCCGAACGACGTGTTGAACGCCTCGGCGATCGCGTTCGCCTGCACCGCGTTGAACACGAAGCCGAACGCGAGGATCAGCGACAGCGAGAACAGCACGCCGAAACCGCGCGAGCGCAGCCCGATCTGGATGTAATACGCGGGGCCGCCGCGATACGTGCCGTCATGATGCGACACCTTGAAGATTTGCGCGAGCGTCGCCTCGACGAACGCGGACGACATCCCGACGAGCGCCGTCATCCACATCCAGAAGATCGCGCCCGGCCCGCCCACCGTCATCGCAACCGCGACGCCCGCGATGTTGCCCGTGCCGACGCGGCTCGCGAGCCCGGTCGCGAACGCCTGGAACGACGAGATGCTGCCCGGCTCGCCCTTGCTGCCGACGAGGCGCATGCTGAGAAACAGCGCGCGCAGCTGAATCATCCTGAAGCGCAGCGTGAACCACGCGCCCGCGCCGAGCAGCAGCGCAATCAGCACGTAATTCCAGAGAATGCCGTTGATCCCGTCGATCAACGCATGCACAAAGCCTTCCATCCATCATCTCCTTATTTGGGGTCGGATTATGTATTGATTCCGGTCATAGCCGGCCGAGGGTCGACACGATATGATAGGTTGCACCGACTCTTACAAAATGAAATTTTCGTGGAGAAAGATGAAAGAAATGGACCGAAGACGGCGCGCGCCGCTCATGCCGCCCCCGCGTACCGCGCCACGCGCGCGATGCGCGCCGCGGCAAAGCGGCCGCGTATAAAAAAAACCGGGCGCCCGCGGGACGCCCGGTTTGTCGAAACGGCGCTCTGGCGACTGCCGTCCGCTCAGCGCGGCAACTCAGAGCTGCCCATCAGGTACGCGTCGACCGAGCGCGCGCACTGGCGGCCTTCGCGGATCGCCCAGACGACGAGCGACTGGCCGCGGCGCATGTCGCCTGCGGCGAACACCTTGTCGACCGACGTGTAGTACGCGCGATCGCCGTCGGTGCCCGCGCGCGCGTTGCCGCGCGCGTCCTTCGCGACGCCGAACGCCTCGAGCACGGGCGCGGCCGGCTGCGTGAAACCCATCGCGAGCAGCACGAGGTCGGCCTTGATCTCGAACTCGGAATCCGGCACTTCCTGCATCTTGCCGTCGACCCACGCGACGCGCGCCGCGATCAGCTTCTCGACCTTGCTGTTCCTGCCTTCGAAACGTTTCGTCGCCACCGCCCAGTCGCGCTCGCAGCCTTCCTCGTGCGACGACGACGTGCGCAGCTTGATCGGCCAGTACGGCCACACGAGCGGCTTGTTCTCCGCCTCGGGCGGCTGCGGCAGCAGCTCGAACTGCGTGACGTGCTTCGCGCCGTGGCGGTTCGACGTGCCGACGCAATCCGAACCCGTGTCGCCGCCGCCGATCACGACGACGTGCTTGCCCTTCGCGAGCAGTTGATCGGCCAGCTTGTCGCCCGCGTTCACGCGGTTCTGCTGCGGCAGGAACTCCATCGCGAAATGGATGCCGGCGAGCTCGCGCCCCGGCACCGGCAGATCGCGCGGCGTCTCCGAGCCGCCCGCGATCACGACCGCGTCGAACTCGTCCTTCAGCGTCTCGGGCGAAATCGTCTCCTTCGCCATGTTGCCGATCGTCTCGGGCAGCGGATCGCGGCCGACGAACACGCTCGTGCGGAACGTCACGCCTTCCGCTTCCATCTGGCGCATCCGGCGGTCGATCAGCCACTTCTCGAGCTTGAAATCGGGAATCCCGTAACGCAGCAGGCCGCCGATCCGGTCGCTCTTCTCGAACACCGTCACGTCGTGGCCCGCGCGCGCGAGCTGCTGCGCGGCGGCAAGGCCCGCGGGGCCCGAGCCGACCACCGCGACCTTCTTGCCCGTCTTGTGCGCAGCGGGCTGCGGCGCGACCCAGCCCTGCGCCCATGCCTTGTCGATGATCGCGTGCTCGATCGACTTGATGCCGACCGGATCGTCATGGATGCCGAGCGTGCACGCCGCTTCGCACGGCGCCGGGCAGATGCGGCCCGTGAACTCCGGGAAGTTGTTCGTCGAGTGCAGCACGTCGATCGCCTGACGCCATTCCTGGCGATACACGAGATCGTTGAAGTCCGGAATGATGTTGTTGACGGGGCAGCCGTTGTTGCAAAACGGAATGCCGCAATCCATGCAGCGTGCGCCCTGGATCTTCGCGTCCGCGTCGGTCAGCGCCGCGACGAACTCCTTGTAGTGCTTCACGCGCGTGAGCGGCGCCTCGTACGCCTCGTGACGGCGCTCGTACTCCAGAAAACCGGTGATCTTGCCCATGAGGTTCTCTTCTGAATCTGTTGAATCGGGTAAGGGGGACCCGCGCCCGCCCATCGGACGGGCGCGTTCGCTATGTCGTCGAGCCGCGTTGCGTCAGGCGGCGAGCACCTCGCCCGCTTTCTTCTTCGCGCCGATCTCGCCGAGCGCGCGCTTGTATTCGTGCGGGAACACCTTCACGAACTGGCGGCGCGCCGCATCCCAGTTCTCGAGCAGCGACTTCGCGCGCGGCGAGCCGGTGAACTGGAAGTGGCGCTCGACAAGCCCCTTGAGCAGCGCTTCGTCCGTCGTGCCGGCATGCCAGAGCGCGGGATCGACCGTGCGCTCCTGCTCGGCCTGCTGCAGCACCGGATCGAGCGCGACCATCGACTTGTTGCACTTCGCGGCGAACGTGCCGTCCGCGTCGTACACGTATGCGATCCCGCCCGACATGCCGGCCGCGAAGTTGCGGCCCGTCTCGCCGAGCACGACGACCGTGCCGCCCGTCATGTATTCGCAGCCGTGATCGCCCGTGCCCTCGACGACCGCCGTCGCGCCCGAGTTGCGCACGCAAAAGCGCTCGCCCGCGACGCCGCGGAAGAACGCCTCGCCTTCGAGCGCGCCGTACATCACCGTGTTGCCGCAGATGATGTTTTCCTCGGACTTGCCGCGGAAATCGTTGGTCGGGCGAATGATGATCCGGCCGCCCGACAGGCCCTTGCCGACGTAATCGTTGCCGTCGCCGACGAGGTCGAGCGTCACGCCCTTCGCGAGGAACGCGCCGAAGCTCTGGCCCGCCGTGCCCTTCAACTGGATGTGAACCGCGTCGTCGGCCAGGCCGTCGTGGCCGTGCTTCTTCGCGATCGCGCCGGAGAGCATCGCGCCGACCGTGCGGTTCACGTTGCGCACCGGCTGGATGAACGACACGTGCTCGCCGTTCTCGATCGCGGCCTTCGCCTTCTCGATCAGCGTGTGGTCGAGCGCGCGCTCGAGGCCGTGGTCCTGCGATTCGACGTGGCGGCGCGCGATGCCTTCGCAGCCTTCCGGCTGGTAGAACACGCGCGAGAAATCGAGGCCCTTCGCCTTCCAGTGCTCGACGCCGCGACGCATGTCGAGCAGATCGGCGCGGCCGACCAGATCGTCGAACTTCGCGATGCCGAGCTGCGCCATGATCTCGCGCGCCTCCTCGGCGACGAAGAAGAAGTAGTTGACGACGTGCTCGGGCTGACCCGAGAACTTCGCGCGCAGCACCGGGTCCTGCGTCGCGACGCCGACCGGGCACGTGTTCAGATGGCACTTGCGCATCATGATGCAGCCTTCGACGACGAGCGGCGCCGTCGCGAAGCCGAATTCGTCCGCGCCGAGCAGCGCGCCGATCACGATGTCGCGGCCCGTCTTCATCTGGCCGTCGGCTTGCACGCGAATGCGCCCGCGCAGGCGGTTCAGCACGAGCGTCTGCTGCGTCTCGGCGAGGCCGAGCTCCCACGGCGTACCCGCGTGCTTGACCGACGACAGCGGCGAAGCGCCCGTGCCGCCGTCGTGGCCCGCGATCACGACGTGATCGGCCTTCGCCTTCGCGACGCCCGCCGCCACCGTGCCGACGCCCACCTCCGACACGAGCTTCACCGAGATGCTCGCGACCGGATTGACGTTCTTCAGATCGTGGATCAGTTGCGCGAGATCCTCGATCGAATAGATGTCATGGTGCGGCGGCGGCGAGATGAGGCCGACGCCCGGCACCGAGTAGCGCAGCTTGCCGATGTATTCGGACACCTTGTGGCCCGGCAGTTGGCCGCCTTCGCCCGGCTTCGCGCCCTGCGCCATCTTGATCTGGATCTGGTCGGCCGACGCGAGATACTCGGCCGTCACACCGAAGCGGCCCGATGCGACCTGCTTGATCTTCGAGCGCAGCGAATCGCCTTCCTTCAGCGGGATGTCGCGCACGATCTCGTCGCCGATCACCGATTTCAGCGTGTCGCCGACCTTGATCGGAATGCCGCGCAGCTCGTTGCGATAGCGGTTCTCGTCCTCGCCGCCTTCGCCCGTGTTCGACTTGCCGCCGATGCGGTTCATCGCGATCGCGAGCGTCGTATGCGCCTCGGTGCTGATCGAGCCGAGCGACATCGCGCCCGTCGCGAAGCGCTTGACGATCTCCTTCGCCGGCTCGACTTCGTCGATCGGAATCGCCTTCGCCGGGTCGACCCTGAACTCGAACAGGCCGCGCAGCGTCATGTGGCGCTTCGTCTGATCATTGATCAGGTGGGCATATTCCTTGTACGTCTGGTACGAGTTGCCGCGCGTCGCATGCTGCAGCTTCGCGATCGAATCGGGCGTCCACATGTGGTCTTCGCCGCGCACGCGGAACGCGTACTCGCCGCCCGCGTCGAGCATGTCGGCGAGCACGGGGTTCTCGCCGAACGCGTCGCGGTGCAGGCGGATCGCCTCCTCGGCCACCTCGAACAGGCCGATGCCGCCCACCTTCGACGCGGTGCCCTTGAAGTACTTCTCGACGAGATCGGTCGCGAGGCCGAGCGCCTCGAAGATCTGCGCGCCGGTGTACGACATGTACGTGGAGATGCCCATCTTCGACATCACCTTCTGCAAGCCCTTGCCGACCGCCTTCGTGAAGTTGTAGATCGCCTTCTCCGGCGACAGGTCGCCCGGCAGCCCGTGCGCCATCTTCGCGAGCGTTTCCATCGCGAGGTACGGGTGCACGGCTTCCGCGCCGTAGCCCGCGAGCAGCGCGAAGTGGTGCGTCTCGCGCGCGGAGCCCGTCTCGACGACGAGGCCCGTGCTCGTGCGCAGGCCCTGCTGCACGAGGTGCGTGTGGATCGCCGACGTCGCGAGCAGCGCGGGAATCGCGACGTTCTCCGCGTCCGTCTTGCGATCGGACACGATCAGGATGTTGTAGCCCGACTTCACCGCGTCGACGGCCTCCGCGCACAGCGACGCGAGGCGCGCCTCGATGCCTTCCTTGCCCCATGCGACCGGATAGCAGATGTTCAGCTCGTACGCGCTGAACTTGCCGCCCGTGTAGCGATCGATCGAGCGGATCTTCGCGATGTCCTTGAAGTCGAGCACGGGCTGCGACACCTCGAGGCGCATCGGCGGGTTGATGTTGTTCGTGTCGAGCAGGTTCGGCTTCGGGCCGATGAACGACACGAGCGACATCACCATGTTCTCGCGGATCGGATCGATCGGCGGATTCGTGACCTGCGCGAACAGTTGCTTGAAGTAGTGGTAGAGCGTCTTGTTCTTGTTCGACATCACCGCGAGCGGCGAATCGTTGCCCATCGAGCCGACCGCCTCCTCACCCTGCTGCGCCATCGGCGCCATCAGGAACTTCACGTCCTCCTGCGTGTAGCCGAACGCCTGCTGGCGATCGAGCAGCGCGGCCGCCGAACGGCGCTCGGCGGCGACGTCCTCGCCCTCCGGCTCGATCTCGTCGAGCTTGATGCGCACCGCGTCGATCCAGCTCTTGTACGGCTTCGCGTTCGCGAGGTTGTCCTTCAGCTCCTTGTCGTCGATGATCCGGCCGTGCTCCATGTCGATCAGGAACATCTTGCCCGGCTGCAGGCGCCATTTCTTGACGATCTTCGATTCGGGAATCGGCAGCACGCCCGCTTCCGAGGCCATGATCACGAGATCGTCGTCGGTAATGACGTAGCGCGCCGGGCGCAGGCCGTTGCGGTCGAGCGTCGCGCCGATCTGCCGGCCGTCGGTAAACGCGATCGCGGCGGGGCCGTCCCACGGCTCCATCATCGCGGCGTGGTATTCGTAGAACGCGCGGCGGTTGTCGTCCATCAGCGTGTGCTGCTCCCACGCCTCGGGAATCATCATCATCACCGCGTGCACGAGCGGGTAGCCCGCCATCACGAGCAGCTCGAGGCAGTTGTCGAACGATGCCGTATCCGACTGGCCGGGGTAGATGAGCGGCCAGAGCTTAGGCAGATCGTCGCCGAGCACGTGCGACGCGATTGCGCCGGTGCGCGCGTTCAGCCAGTTGACGTTGCCCTTGACCGTGTTGATTTCGCCGTTGTGCGCGATCATCCGGTACGGGTGCGCGAGCTCCCACGCGGGGAACGTGTTCGTCGAGAAGCGCTGGTGCACGAGCGCGAGCGCCGACACGGTGCGCGCGTCCTGCAGGTCGCGGTAGTACACGCCGACCTGGCCCGCGAGCAGCAGCCCCTTGTAGACGACCGTGCGCGCCGACATCGACGGCACGAAGTATTCCTTGCCGTGCTTGAGCTTGAGCGCCTGGATCCGGTGGCTCGCCGTCTTGCGGATCACGTAGAGCTTGCGCTCCAGCGCGTCCGTCACCATCACGTCCTTGCCGCGGCCGATGAAGATCTGGCGGATCACGGGCTCGCTCGCCTTCACCGCGGGCGAGATCGGCATCGCATGATCGACCGGCACGTCGCGCCAGCCGAGCACGACCTGACCTTCGGCCTTCACCGTGCGCTCGAGCTCCTGCTCGCACGCGATCCGCGACGCGCTTTCCTTCGGCAGGAAGATCATCCCGACCCCATATTCGCCGGCAGGCGGCAGCGTCACGTCCTGCCTGGCCATCTCCTCGCGGTAGAACGCGTCCGGAATCTGGATCAGGATGCCCGCGCCGTCGCCCATCAGCGGATCGGCGCCGACCGCGCCGCGGTGATCGAGGTTCTCGAGGATCTTCAGGCCCTGCTCGATGATTTCGTGGCTCTTCTTGCCCTTGATGTGAGCGACGAAGCCGACGCCGCAGGCGTCGTGCTCGTTCTGCGGGT is a window of Burkholderia mallei ATCC 23344 DNA encoding:
- a CDS encoding ABC transporter ATP-binding protein/permease — its product is MTQSMQASAPAPDDPTQPQPSVSTWSLIKPYWVSEEWKVAWGLLVTIVAINLTLVWINVRINSWSASFYNALQSKDVRDFPSLLITFAVLAFAFIILAVYGLYLRQMLGFRWRQWLTTRFLNEWLGDRNFYRIERDRLADNPDQRIADDLQSLASTTLSLSLDLLSTVVTLISFATILWSIAGAATISLGGHAITIPGYMVWVAMIYAIAGSYVMHRFGHPLVSINYQQQRVEADFRFSLIRIRENAEQIAFYNGEPVETAHEQGLFQRIRENWWRVMRYTKRLTFVLNFYAQLASLFPIAVAAPRYFAGAFTFGVLMQISRAFGTVSDSFSWFINSYGTLAEWRATVNRLREFKRVMGASHLKETMSPATEHGGINLHYVDARQITTSGLKLALPNGAALASIGDVAIEPGSRWLVRGPSGSGKSTLMRALAGLWPFGDGAIDAPVDARMMFVPQQSYLPIGTLKAALAYPSATDTFSDDACSEALRACGLADYVERLGETGHWTRILSPGEQQRLAGARVLLHKPDYLFLDEATSALDADNEARLYRLFDERLPKAAIVSIAHRESVASFHQQTLDVRRDEARVAA
- the thpR gene encoding RNA 2',3'-cyclic phosphodiesterase gives rise to the protein MTMAGDRLRCFVALTLDRASRDALAALPVAAGARRTPRDQLHVTIAFLGAIERAKSELLGARIPALAAAGAVPPVDVERVVCWPSTAHARLVVAELAPQPSLLALGERVGGALRALGLPPDSRAFKPHVTIARFPRDAHRVTIDGACGAERRTPLALRFETLTLYESVLTRMGAEHRVLAAAALPA
- a CDS encoding alanine/glycine:cation symporter family protein, yielding MEGFVHALIDGINGILWNYVLIALLLGAGAWFTLRFRMIQLRALFLSMRLVGSKGEPGSISSFQAFATGLASRVGTGNIAGVAVAMTVGGPGAIFWMWMTALVGMSSAFVEATLAQIFKVSHHDGTYRGGPAYYIQIGLRSRGFGVLFSLSLILAFGFVFNAVQANAIAEAFNTSFGVSRAAVGLALVALTAPIIFGGIRRIAHVAQVIVPVMAIGYLALAVYAVATHVALVPDMIVLIVKSAFGLEQAAGGLSGYAVSQAVSIGVKRGLFSNEAGMGSAPNAAATASTRHPVTQGLIQMLGVFVDTIVICSATAFVILLSGQYEPGTSMAGAALTQRAISSHVGDWGGIYMAVAIFFLAFSSVIGNYAYAEGNVGFVTSRRGALLVFRLAVLGMVMFGSVGQLPLVWAMADTSMGLMALINLVAILLLGKYALAAWRDYQRQRAAGVADPVFTRQTIPALAKVLPDDVWGEHGPLPQGDKLAAGRASGADAARAAGPVGSAR
- a CDS encoding glutamate synthase subunit beta, translated to MGKITGFLEYERRHEAYEAPLTRVKHYKEFVAALTDADAKIQGARCMDCGIPFCNNGCPVNNIIPDFNDLVYRQEWRQAIDVLHSTNNFPEFTGRICPAPCEAACTLGIHDDPVGIKSIEHAIIDKAWAQGWVAPQPAAHKTGKKVAVVGSGPAGLAAAQQLARAGHDVTVFEKSDRIGGLLRYGIPDFKLEKWLIDRRMRQMEAEGVTFRTSVFVGRDPLPETIGNMAKETISPETLKDEFDAVVIAGGSETPRDLPVPGRELAGIHFAMEFLPQQNRVNAGDKLADQLLAKGKHVVVIGGGDTGSDCVGTSNRHGAKHVTQFELLPQPPEAENKPLVWPYWPIKLRTSSSHEEGCERDWAVATKRFEGRNSKVEKLIAARVAWVDGKMQEVPDSEFEIKADLVLLAMGFTQPAAPVLEAFGVAKDARGNARAGTDGDRAYYTSVDKVFAAGDMRRGQSLVVWAIREGRQCARSVDAYLMGSSELPR
- a CDS encoding glutamate synthase-related protein, whose amino-acid sequence is MIDHQQPKSALPAAQGLYDPQNEHDACGVGFVAHIKGKKSHEIIEQGLKILENLDHRGAVGADPLMGDGAGILIQIPDAFYREEMARQDVTLPPAGEYGVGMIFLPKESASRIACEQELERTVKAEGQVVLGWRDVPVDHAMPISPAVKASEPVIRQIFIGRGKDVMVTDALERKLYVIRKTASHRIQALKLKHGKEYFVPSMSARTVVYKGLLLAGQVGVYYRDLQDARTVSALALVHQRFSTNTFPAWELAHPYRMIAHNGEINTVKGNVNWLNARTGAIASHVLGDDLPKLWPLIYPGQSDTASFDNCLELLVMAGYPLVHAVMMMIPEAWEQHTLMDDNRRAFYEYHAAMMEPWDGPAAIAFTDGRQIGATLDRNGLRPARYVITDDDLVIMASEAGVLPIPESKIVKKWRLQPGKMFLIDMEHGRIIDDKELKDNLANAKPYKSWIDAVRIKLDEIEPEGEDVAAERRSAAALLDRQQAFGYTQEDVKFLMAPMAQQGEEAVGSMGNDSPLAVMSNKNKTLYHYFKQLFAQVTNPPIDPIRENMVMSLVSFIGPKPNLLDTNNINPPMRLEVSQPVLDFKDIAKIRSIDRYTGGKFSAYELNICYPVAWGKEGIEARLASLCAEAVDAVKSGYNILIVSDRKTDAENVAIPALLATSAIHTHLVQQGLRTSTGLVVETGSARETHHFALLAGYGAEAVHPYLAMETLAKMAHGLPGDLSPEKAIYNFTKAVGKGLQKVMSKMGISTYMSYTGAQIFEALGLATDLVEKYFKGTASKVGGIGLFEVAEEAIRLHRDAFGENPVLADMLDAGGEYAFRVRGEDHMWTPDSIAKLQHATRGNSYQTYKEYAHLINDQTKRHMTLRGLFEFRVDPAKAIPIDEVEPAKEIVKRFATGAMSLGSISTEAHTTLAIAMNRIGGKSNTGEGGEDENRYRNELRGIPIKVGDTLKSVIGDEIVRDIPLKEGDSLRSKIKQVASGRFGVTAEYLASADQIQIKMAQGAKPGEGGQLPGHKVSEYIGKLRYSVPGVGLISPPPHHDIYSIEDLAQLIHDLKNVNPVASISVKLVSEVGVGTVAAGVAKAKADHVVIAGHDGGTGASPLSSVKHAGTPWELGLAETQQTLVLNRLRGRIRVQADGQMKTGRDIVIGALLGADEFGFATAPLVVEGCIMMRKCHLNTCPVGVATQDPVLRAKFSGQPEHVVNYFFFVAEEAREIMAQLGIAKFDDLVGRADLLDMRRGVEHWKAKGLDFSRVFYQPEGCEGIARRHVESQDHGLERALDHTLIEKAKAAIENGEHVSFIQPVRNVNRTVGAMLSGAIAKKHGHDGLADDAVHIQLKGTAGQSFGAFLAKGVTLDLVGDGNDYVGKGLSGGRIIIRPTNDFRGKSEENIICGNTVMYGALEGEAFFRGVAGERFCVRNSGATAVVEGTGDHGCEYMTGGTVVVLGETGRNFAAGMSGGIAYVYDADGTFAAKCNKSMVALDPVLQQAEQERTVDPALWHAGTTDEALLKGLVERHFQFTGSPRAKSLLENWDAARRQFVKVFPHEYKRALGEIGAKKKAGEVLAA